From Algoriphagus sp. NG3, the proteins below share one genomic window:
- a CDS encoding DUF1835 domain-containing protein — protein sequence MLHVLNGDSLASTFPASIPGRIAIVREALVDGPVQADSTEELWVIREKFLSKNYPEASQENYFAQVVPEFEKIMTATSGTEVYLWFEYDLFCQVNLWFTVHLLKKHKGPVYLVSPTTDLIEGFGGMKEIQLEQAYRNARLLDSNERHVLADMWKIYQKEDISEALTLSHQTMPEIPYLYPAVVAWKESIAHGDYPGKPKAALKEIAAELGTDDFGKIFRAFHIKHAIYGYGDLQVKRLWEEMKSGELAQ from the coding sequence ATGTTACATGTATTAAATGGTGATTCACTAGCATCCACTTTCCCTGCAAGTATTCCTGGCAGAATAGCAATTGTGAGAGAAGCTTTGGTAGATGGGCCTGTGCAGGCAGATTCTACTGAAGAACTCTGGGTGATCCGTGAAAAATTTCTCTCAAAGAATTACCCTGAAGCATCCCAAGAGAATTATTTCGCACAGGTAGTGCCTGAGTTTGAAAAAATAATGACCGCCACTTCGGGAACGGAAGTGTATCTCTGGTTCGAATACGACCTTTTTTGCCAGGTAAACTTATGGTTCACCGTTCATCTTCTTAAAAAACATAAAGGCCCTGTCTATTTAGTTTCTCCTACTACAGATCTGATCGAAGGATTTGGCGGAATGAAGGAAATACAATTAGAGCAAGCCTATAGGAATGCCCGGCTTCTCGATTCCAACGAAAGACATGTGCTAGCAGATATGTGGAAAATTTACCAGAAAGAGGATATTTCCGAAGCCTTGACTCTCTCTCACCAGACTATGCCGGAAATCCCCTATTTATACCCTGCAGTAGTAGCCTGGAAAGAATCAATTGCCCACGGCGACTATCCCGGCAAACCAAAAGCTGCCTTGAAAGAAATCGCGGCTGAACTAGGAACAGACGACTTCGGGAAAATTTTCCGGGCTTTCCATATCAAGCATGCTATTTATGGATATGGGGATTTACAGGTAAAGCGACTCTGGGAGGAAATGAAAAGTGGAGAACTGGCACAATAA
- a CDS encoding sigma-70 family RNA polymerase sigma factor: MSKEEEFVNLIHENQGLIYKITTIYAKEKPEQDDLYQEIVYQTWKSFAHFKKASKPSTWLYRVGMNTAITHLNKNRRKLNTMPFEEVNLQFTDDADPEREERIQHLYDQIRKLNLLDRGIIFLYLEGKSHEEIAEISGISVSNVGTRMSRIKAKLRSEITMKTS, from the coding sequence ATGAGTAAAGAGGAAGAGTTCGTCAATCTTATCCATGAAAATCAGGGACTGATCTATAAGATTACGACGATTTACGCCAAGGAGAAGCCCGAACAAGATGATTTATACCAGGAGATTGTGTATCAGACCTGGAAGTCCTTTGCTCATTTCAAGAAAGCTTCCAAGCCCAGCACCTGGCTCTATCGAGTGGGAATGAACACGGCTATCACTCATTTGAACAAAAACAGAAGAAAGTTAAACACGATGCCTTTTGAAGAGGTCAACCTTCAATTTACTGACGATGCGGATCCGGAGAGGGAGGAGAGAATCCAACATCTCTATGATCAGATCAGGAAGCTGAATCTGCTGGATCGTGGTATTATATTTCTCTACTTGGAAGGGAAAAGCCATGAGGAAATAGCGGAAATATCCGGAATCTCAGTGAGTAATGTAGGTACTCGTATGTCACGCATTAAAGCCAAGTTAAGGTCAGAAATCACAATGAAAACAAGTTGA
- a CDS encoding GSCFA domain-containing protein encodes MQWFTPFTIPDSPFPISHQSKILSLGSCFAQTIGQKMIDAKFDCLVNPFGTVFHPMILGDLLDHAIFQDELEEDGIVERDGVFFYLGTHSDLYAFSKGELAQKHQTQLTAVKDYLEKGTHLILTFGTSWIYKTEGFGRVANCHKLPQKLFRKKLVPLEEMVSHLSHVLGNISRINPELKIILTVSPVRHIKDGIRENQLSKSLLRVLCHELENRLSNLTYFPAYEILIDELRDYRFYKKDLIHPSVEAENYIWEKWRNSNFTEETRHKTEQIRKINQELTHRPLNPKSESHRKFLLSLLQKLERLNSEFDFSKEIESTSLQLSNL; translated from the coding sequence ATGCAGTGGTTCACGCCTTTTACTATTCCAGATTCCCCATTCCCTATTTCACATCAGAGCAAAATCTTAAGCTTAGGTTCATGCTTTGCCCAGACTATTGGGCAGAAAATGATAGATGCAAAGTTTGACTGCCTAGTAAATCCTTTTGGAACTGTCTTTCACCCTATGATACTGGGGGATCTGCTGGATCATGCGATTTTTCAGGACGAGCTGGAAGAAGACGGAATTGTAGAACGTGATGGAGTATTTTTCTATCTGGGTACACATTCCGACTTGTATGCTTTTTCGAAGGGCGAGCTAGCTCAAAAACACCAAACCCAGCTTACTGCGGTGAAAGATTATCTGGAAAAAGGAACTCACCTTATCCTGACCTTTGGAACTTCCTGGATTTACAAAACAGAGGGATTTGGAAGAGTCGCAAATTGCCACAAGCTTCCGCAAAAGCTGTTTAGAAAAAAACTTGTGCCTCTCGAGGAAATGGTTTCCCACCTGAGCCATGTTCTCGGTAATATTTCAAGAATAAATCCTGAGTTGAAAATCATTTTGACAGTTAGTCCAGTACGCCATATCAAAGATGGCATTCGGGAAAACCAGCTGAGTAAAAGCCTTCTCAGGGTTCTTTGTCATGAACTAGAAAATAGATTAAGTAATTTAACATACTTTCCTGCTTATGAAATTCTTATAGATGAGTTGCGCGACTATCGCTTTTACAAAAAAGACCTAATCCACCCCAGCGTGGAAGCAGAAAATTACATCTGGGAGAAATGGAGAAACTCAAATTTCACTGAAGAAACAAGACATAAAACCGAACAAATTCGCAAGATCAACCAAGAGCTCACCCATCGCCCACTCAATCCCAAAAGTGAGAGTCACAGAAAGTTTCTGCTAAGTCTTCTGCAAAAGCTGGAACGATTAAATAGTGAATTTGATTTTTCAAAAGAAATCGAATCTACTTCTTTACAACTTTCCAACCTTTAA
- a CDS encoding thioredoxin domain-containing protein: MSSYTNKLSESQSPYLLQHAHNPVNWFPWGPEALEKATSENKPILVSIGYSACHWCHVMERESFEDEATAELMNAHFVCIKIDREERPDIDNIYMDAVQAMGLQGGWPLNVFLMPNQKPFYGGTYFPNQQWKGLLANIANAFEKHEDQLAESAEGFGSSLNRKETEKYGISAGDQELDPDELAEIVAKITSQLDREWGGMNRVPKFPMPAIWSFLLDYGLLHRDKKLLNEVLFTLRKIGMGGIYDQLRGGFARYSVDGEWFAPHFEKMLYDNGQLLELYAKAFQVSGDPFFKEKITETVAWIEAEMGNGEGGFHAAQDADSEGEEGKFYVWTYGELKELIPDELPWFSKLYNLKPEGNWEDGVNILFQTESEQTIADEYGMSLEEFKSKLKEIKAQLLEVRNQRIFPGKDDKVLSGWNGLMSAGLIQAYYATGEKSMLDLAIKNLKFLQNKLLVDGVLHRAYKNGKAYTPGFLEDYAAVIKASLMAFEATGEAQWLDLARPLTDLCLAEFHDETDGFFFFNNPNAEKLIANKKELFDNVIPASNSMMARNLHRLSLFTYEEKYTEIASKMLGGMKELILKEPGFLCNWASLFLEKLVPTAEIAIIGTGASIRAKEFHQNYTPNIIVAFSESPTDNAAILADKMPDMTGNALIYVCFDHACRKPVSTHEEAISQLPYLA; encoded by the coding sequence ATGTCTTCATATACCAATAAACTTTCTGAAAGCCAATCTCCATACCTACTCCAACACGCACACAATCCGGTAAATTGGTTTCCTTGGGGGCCTGAAGCTCTGGAAAAGGCAACAAGCGAAAATAAGCCGATCCTGGTTTCTATTGGTTATTCAGCTTGCCATTGGTGCCATGTCATGGAGCGGGAAAGTTTCGAAGATGAAGCTACCGCCGAGCTGATGAATGCGCATTTTGTCTGCATCAAAATCGACAGAGAAGAACGGCCTGATATTGACAATATTTACATGGATGCAGTGCAAGCTATGGGTCTGCAGGGCGGATGGCCGCTTAATGTGTTTTTGATGCCCAATCAAAAGCCATTCTACGGTGGCACCTATTTCCCAAACCAACAATGGAAAGGGCTCTTGGCAAACATTGCGAACGCTTTTGAAAAGCATGAAGATCAACTGGCTGAGAGTGCAGAGGGATTTGGCAGCAGTTTAAACCGAAAGGAAACAGAGAAATATGGGATTTCTGCAGGTGATCAGGAGCTCGACCCTGATGAACTCGCGGAAATAGTCGCTAAAATCACTTCGCAGCTTGATCGGGAATGGGGCGGAATGAACCGTGTGCCAAAATTCCCAATGCCTGCTATCTGGAGCTTTCTGCTGGATTATGGGCTGCTCCACCGGGACAAGAAGCTTCTCAATGAAGTGCTATTTACGCTGCGTAAAATCGGAATGGGAGGAATCTATGATCAGTTGAGAGGCGGTTTTGCTAGATACTCAGTGGATGGAGAGTGGTTTGCTCCACATTTCGAAAAAATGCTCTATGACAACGGCCAATTACTGGAGCTTTATGCCAAAGCTTTTCAAGTTAGTGGAGATCCTTTCTTCAAAGAGAAAATAACTGAAACAGTCGCTTGGATCGAAGCGGAAATGGGAAACGGTGAAGGTGGATTCCATGCAGCTCAAGATGCTGATTCTGAAGGTGAGGAAGGTAAATTTTATGTTTGGACTTATGGGGAATTAAAGGAATTGATCCCTGATGAGCTGCCTTGGTTTAGTAAACTTTACAATCTCAAACCCGAAGGAAACTGGGAAGATGGAGTGAACATTCTTTTTCAAACCGAAAGTGAACAGACAATTGCAGATGAATATGGGATGAGTTTGGAAGAATTTAAGTCCAAATTAAAAGAAATAAAGGCCCAACTTCTGGAAGTCAGAAACCAGCGTATCTTCCCAGGAAAAGATGACAAAGTCCTCAGCGGATGGAATGGGTTGATGAGTGCGGGGTTGATCCAGGCATATTATGCTACCGGCGAGAAAAGCATGCTTGATCTCGCCATCAAAAACCTGAAATTTCTTCAGAACAAATTACTGGTAGACGGCGTATTACACCGTGCTTACAAAAACGGAAAGGCTTATACGCCGGGTTTTTTGGAAGATTATGCGGCCGTGATCAAAGCATCCCTGATGGCTTTCGAAGCCACAGGAGAGGCACAATGGCTGGATTTGGCAAGACCTTTGACAGACTTATGTCTGGCTGAATTTCACGATGAGACAGATGGATTCTTCTTTTTTAACAACCCAAATGCTGAGAAACTCATCGCCAATAAAAAGGAGCTGTTCGACAATGTGATCCCTGCGTCTAATTCTATGATGGCAAGGAATCTTCATAGGCTTTCACTTTTCACCTACGAGGAAAAATACACTGAAATAGCCTCCAAAATGCTCGGGGGAATGAAAGAATTAATTTTAAAAGAACCCGGTTTTCTTTGCAACTGGGCTTCCTTATTTCTCGAAAAACTTGTCCCAACAGCAGAAATAGCAATAATTGGAACAGGAGCTTCGATAAGAGCCAAAGAATTTCATCAGAACTACACGCCCAATATAATTGTGGCGTTCTCGGAAAGTCCGACAGATAATGCCGCAATTCTTGCGGATAAAATGCCTGATATGACTGGAAATGCCTTAATTTATGTTTGCTTCGACCATGCCTGCCGCAAGCCTGTAAGTACTCATGAAGAAGCTATTTCTCAACTCCCATATTTAGCCTAA
- the priA gene encoding primosomal protein N', with translation MESLFGDQDLYPTDSGNNFADIILPVPIPRMFTYSIPHSMHREINLGARVIVQFGKKKVLTGIIGKVHNKPPQAYQAKPILEVLDDQPSVNPLQIRFWVWMAEYYFCHIGEVMHAALPSGLRLSSESKVQLNPNFDREDSKYPLDDREIMILDALEDKPELSYDDCEKVLSIKSIHPILKSLVKKEAILIFEKVQEKYTPKVETRIRLTPEIVESKSALQEVFDSLSKRAKQESILLKYLRDVPFLQKPKSNEKGVAKATLLEEGDSESSLNTLIKNGIFESFKVVVNRLAEEEPESEPAVLSTSQQAAFEEIKHQFESKQTVLLHGVTGSGKTEIYIQMVREVLDSGSQVLLLLPEIALTTQIVTRLKKVFGSQMGVYHSKYSDNERVEVWNGVLSGRFSFVVGVRSSIFLPFDSLGLIIVDEEHESSYKQFDPAPRFQARDSAIMLAYFHQARTLLGSATPSFESYFNASQGKFGYVELTHRFGDASMPHFHLADMAADKRKNLLKLDTTRILREKIQDALARQEQVLIFQNRRGYSPYIQCEDCGWTGQCVQCDVSLTYHQFSEELRCHYCGYKEKVPSSCPACGSTQLTTMGMGTERIEESLSLLFPEARIGRMDLDTTRNKHGYQRLLDEFGSGNLDILVGTQMITKGLDFGRVTVVGIWDGDRILNFPDFRAGERAFQQITQVAGRAGRREAQGQVIVQTRDPETQMYAQVIKGDYFEFFNHEIHDRKKFYYPPFVKLVKITTRHADYKVAEKAALNLHHGMAEIPIKKIVLGPEKGIIARIKNQYQFESLIKLDRSGNTPVVFKEHLWKITEELKSRPEFRSVRFVVDVDPS, from the coding sequence TTGGAAAGCCTATTTGGAGATCAAGATTTATATCCTACAGATAGCGGAAATAACTTCGCCGACATCATTCTGCCTGTTCCGATTCCGAGGATGTTCACCTACAGCATCCCCCATTCCATGCATCGGGAGATTAATCTGGGTGCGCGGGTGATTGTTCAGTTTGGCAAGAAGAAGGTGCTCACAGGAATCATCGGCAAAGTACACAACAAGCCTCCCCAAGCCTATCAGGCCAAACCGATTTTGGAAGTGTTGGATGATCAACCAAGCGTCAACCCGCTTCAAATCCGATTTTGGGTATGGATGGCAGAATATTACTTCTGCCACATCGGTGAGGTAATGCATGCGGCTTTGCCTTCTGGACTTCGGCTGAGCAGCGAAAGCAAGGTGCAGCTTAATCCGAATTTTGATAGAGAAGATAGCAAGTATCCTTTGGATGATCGAGAGATCATGATTTTGGATGCGTTGGAAGACAAACCTGAACTTTCCTATGACGACTGCGAAAAGGTTCTGTCTATCAAAAGCATCCATCCAATACTGAAGAGTTTGGTGAAAAAAGAAGCAATTCTGATTTTTGAGAAAGTCCAGGAAAAGTACACGCCTAAAGTAGAAACCAGAATTCGATTGACTCCTGAAATTGTTGAAAGTAAAAGCGCCTTACAGGAGGTTTTCGATAGCTTGTCTAAGAGAGCAAAACAGGAATCTATTCTACTGAAATATTTACGGGACGTTCCCTTTCTCCAAAAACCAAAGTCCAACGAAAAAGGAGTCGCCAAAGCAACGCTGCTGGAAGAGGGTGATTCTGAGAGTTCGCTGAATACCCTAATCAAAAACGGGATTTTTGAATCATTCAAAGTCGTGGTAAACAGACTTGCCGAAGAAGAACCCGAATCGGAGCCGGCCGTTCTTTCCACCAGTCAGCAGGCTGCTTTCGAGGAGATCAAACATCAATTTGAGAGCAAACAAACGGTGTTGCTTCATGGGGTGACAGGCAGCGGAAAGACAGAAATATATATTCAGATGGTTCGGGAAGTGTTGGACAGCGGCTCGCAGGTATTATTGCTTTTACCCGAAATCGCCCTTACCACCCAGATCGTCACTCGGCTAAAGAAAGTATTCGGAAGTCAAATGGGTGTTTATCATTCCAAGTATTCTGACAATGAGCGTGTGGAAGTCTGGAATGGAGTCTTAAGTGGAAGATTTTCCTTTGTGGTGGGAGTGCGATCCTCTATTTTCCTACCTTTTGATAGCCTAGGACTGATTATCGTAGATGAAGAGCATGAGTCAAGCTACAAGCAGTTTGATCCTGCACCTAGGTTTCAGGCACGGGACTCTGCGATTATGCTGGCTTATTTTCACCAAGCCAGAACGCTACTGGGCTCAGCCACACCATCTTTCGAATCCTATTTCAATGCCAGCCAGGGCAAATTTGGGTATGTGGAATTGACCCATCGCTTTGGTGATGCCAGCATGCCTCATTTCCATCTTGCCGATATGGCTGCAGATAAACGGAAAAACCTACTCAAACTTGACACCACCCGGATTCTAAGAGAGAAGATTCAGGATGCACTGGCAAGGCAAGAACAAGTCTTGATTTTCCAAAACCGTAGAGGCTATTCGCCTTATATCCAATGCGAGGATTGTGGGTGGACAGGACAGTGTGTGCAGTGCGATGTCAGTCTTACCTATCACCAATTTTCCGAGGAACTCCGATGTCATTATTGTGGGTACAAGGAAAAAGTGCCCAGCTCCTGCCCTGCCTGTGGAAGTACACAACTGACTACCATGGGCATGGGAACGGAGCGGATTGAGGAATCGCTTAGTTTACTTTTCCCAGAGGCTAGAATCGGCAGAATGGATCTGGATACGACACGGAACAAGCATGGTTATCAGCGCTTACTGGATGAGTTTGGCTCCGGAAATCTGGATATTCTCGTCGGCACACAGATGATCACCAAGGGACTGGATTTTGGAAGGGTGACCGTAGTGGGAATTTGGGATGGAGATAGAATATTAAACTTCCCTGACTTCCGTGCCGGGGAAAGAGCCTTTCAGCAAATCACCCAAGTAGCCGGAAGAGCTGGCAGAAGAGAGGCACAAGGGCAAGTGATCGTACAAACCAGAGATCCGGAAACCCAGATGTATGCTCAGGTGATCAAGGGAGATTACTTTGAGTTTTTCAACCATGAAATTCACGACAGAAAGAAGTTTTATTACCCACCTTTTGTGAAATTGGTAAAAATCACCACCCGCCATGCGGATTATAAAGTCGCAGAAAAAGCGGCACTAAATCTTCATCACGGCATGGCAGAGATACCCATTAAAAAGATCGTGCTTGGCCCGGAAAAGGGTATTATTGCCAGAATCAAGAATCAATACCAATTTGAAAGTTTGATCAAACTTGATCGATCAGGGAATACTCCTGTGGTGTTTAAAGAACACCTTTGGAAAATCACAGAGGAACTGAAATCCAGACCCGAGTTCCGCTCGGTGAGGTTTGTGGTGGATGTGGATCCTTCGTAA
- a CDS encoding DUF6364 family protein: MKKRLNLTIEENLLDKIKTYADQNDTSISSLVEEHFETLVKPKPKLKNGMSLVEYMKSLPKSKVEYPEDYDWKEEYYKAKAKKMGYEDLL; this comes from the coding sequence ATGAAAAAGAGACTTAACCTTACCATTGAAGAAAATCTGTTGGATAAAATCAAAACCTACGCAGATCAAAATGACACAAGTATTTCTAGCTTGGTAGAAGAGCATTTTGAAACTTTGGTGAAACCCAAACCCAAATTAAAAAATGGGATGAGCTTGGTGGAATACATGAAATCATTGCCGAAATCAAAGGTGGAGTATCCTGAAGATTACGACTGGAAAGAGGAGTATTATAAAGCCAAAGCGAAAAAAATGGGCTATGAAGATCTTCTTTGA
- a CDS encoding type II toxin-antitoxin system VapC family toxin has protein sequence MKIFFDVNILLDFFLERSPKQDLINSIFEKLDRNQIQGYVTISVIQTCAYYLKQAKDLTVCKEIIGVICEKFTLVEGDQNSIISAIQSTHTDIEDSIHYFICLDHHMDAIVTSDRDFLKLSKPYLQVITPEELIESLSK, from the coding sequence ATGAAGATCTTCTTTGATGTAAATATCCTTCTTGATTTTTTTTTGGAAAGAAGCCCAAAGCAAGATTTAATAAATTCAATTTTTGAAAAATTGGATAGAAATCAAATTCAAGGTTATGTCACCATCTCAGTTATTCAAACTTGTGCTTATTATCTCAAACAGGCAAAAGATCTTACTGTTTGCAAAGAAATAATAGGTGTGATTTGCGAGAAATTTACGCTTGTTGAAGGAGATCAAAATTCCATTATTTCTGCAATTCAATCCACCCACACGGATATAGAAGATTCCATCCATTATTTTATTTGTCTTGATCACCATATGGATGCAATAGTAACCTCAGACCGCGATTTTCTCAAACTCTCAAAACCTTATTTACAAGTGATAACTCCAGAGGAGCTGATAGAAAGTCTTTCAAAATAA
- a CDS encoding agmatine deiminase family protein, translating to MTDIFALANSGTKTPAELGYYFPAEFAPHTATWLSWPHKEGSWPGKLETIFAPYSEFIKYVALGEIVNINVADQAMKDFALSHLENAGVNLSNIRFHFFPTNDAWCRDHGPAFLINPDVEVKKVLVKWNYNAWGEKYPPHNLDNQIPIKIAEELGIPCFKPGIVMEGGAVEFNGKGTLLTSEACLLNENRNPHLRQDEIERYLQDYYGVKQVLWVGDGIVGDDTDGHIDDITRFVNEDTVVTAVEKNRADENFTLLQENLERLHKMRLADGKQLNVVELPMPAPVIWDDQRLPASYANFYISNHAVVVPTFRDENDQVALDIITDCFPDRKVVGVDSTDIIWGLGSFHCLSQQEPAV from the coding sequence ATGACAGATATCTTTGCACTTGCCAATTCGGGGACTAAAACTCCCGCTGAGTTGGGATATTATTTTCCTGCAGAATTTGCGCCGCATACAGCTACTTGGTTGAGCTGGCCGCATAAGGAAGGTTCTTGGCCAGGGAAACTGGAGACCATCTTTGCTCCATATTCCGAGTTTATCAAGTACGTGGCATTAGGTGAAATCGTCAATATCAACGTGGCAGATCAGGCCATGAAGGATTTTGCTTTATCCCATTTGGAAAATGCCGGTGTAAACTTGTCGAACATACGATTTCACTTTTTTCCGACAAATGACGCTTGGTGCCGTGACCATGGTCCTGCTTTCCTGATCAACCCCGATGTGGAGGTGAAGAAAGTGTTGGTAAAATGGAATTACAACGCCTGGGGAGAAAAATATCCTCCCCACAATCTGGACAACCAGATTCCGATCAAAATTGCTGAGGAGTTGGGGATTCCTTGCTTCAAGCCCGGAATAGTGATGGAAGGTGGGGCAGTGGAATTTAATGGAAAAGGTACGCTGTTGACCTCTGAAGCATGCTTGCTAAATGAGAACCGAAATCCACACCTGAGGCAAGATGAGATTGAGCGATATCTGCAGGATTATTATGGGGTGAAGCAAGTTCTCTGGGTAGGAGATGGGATTGTCGGTGATGATACCGATGGTCATATTGATGATATCACACGCTTTGTCAATGAAGATACAGTGGTGACCGCCGTGGAAAAAAACAGAGCCGATGAGAATTTTACCTTACTTCAGGAGAATTTGGAGCGACTTCATAAAATGAGGTTGGCTGATGGCAAACAACTCAATGTGGTAGAATTGCCTATGCCTGCTCCTGTTATCTGGGATGATCAGCGACTTCCGGCTTCCTATGCCAACTTCTATATATCAAATCACGCAGTGGTGGTGCCTACTTTCCGGGATGAGAATGATCAGGTAGCATTGGATATTATTACAGATTGCTTTCCGGATAGAAAGGTCGTTGGGGTTGACTCTACTGACATTATCTGGGGATTGGGTAGTTTTCATTGCCTGAGCCAGCAGGAGCCTGCGGTTTAG
- a CDS encoding carbon-nitrogen hydrolase, which translates to MANKTVKVGLVQLSCSPDVAENMTKTIAGVREAAAKGAQVVVLQELFRSLYFCDVEDYENFKLAEAIPGPSTDTLGDLAKELGVVIVASLFEKRAEGLYHNTTAVLDADGAYLGKYRKMHIPDDPGYFEKFYFTPGDLGYKVFPTKFGKIGVLICWDQWYPEAARITALKGADFLVYPTAIGWHKDQAPDVNDEQYGAWQTIQRSHAVANGIPVVSVNRCGNEGDMKFWGGSFVANPFGRVIFKASHDEEQIHVEELDFTKSDQYRTHWPFLRDRRIDSYQPITKRFLDEE; encoded by the coding sequence GTGGCAAATAAAACTGTAAAAGTAGGCTTAGTCCAGCTGAGTTGCTCTCCGGATGTGGCCGAAAATATGACCAAAACCATCGCAGGCGTGCGTGAAGCTGCGGCAAAAGGCGCTCAAGTAGTGGTGCTTCAGGAGCTTTTTCGCTCCTTATATTTTTGTGATGTGGAGGATTATGAGAACTTCAAACTTGCCGAAGCGATTCCCGGTCCGTCTACCGACACACTTGGCGATCTCGCCAAGGAACTGGGAGTGGTGATCGTCGCTTCTCTTTTTGAGAAAAGGGCGGAGGGACTTTATCACAATACTACGGCAGTTTTGGATGCAGATGGAGCTTATTTGGGCAAATACAGAAAAATGCATATTCCGGATGATCCCGGTTATTTTGAGAAATTTTACTTTACTCCGGGAGATTTGGGGTATAAAGTTTTCCCGACAAAATTCGGGAAAATCGGTGTGTTGATCTGCTGGGATCAGTGGTATCCGGAAGCTGCGAGAATCACTGCGCTAAAAGGAGCTGACTTCCTTGTTTACCCGACGGCTATAGGCTGGCATAAGGATCAGGCACCTGATGTCAATGACGAGCAATACGGCGCTTGGCAAACCATACAGCGATCTCATGCGGTGGCAAACGGTATTCCGGTAGTGTCTGTGAACCGTTGTGGTAACGAAGGGGATATGAAGTTCTGGGGAGGTTCTTTTGTAGCTAATCCTTTTGGTCGAGTGATCTTCAAAGCAAGCCATGATGAGGAGCAAATCCATGTGGAGGAACTAGATTTTACCAAATCTGACCAGTATCGTACCCACTGGCCATTCTTAAGGGATCGTCGAATAGATTCCTATCAGCCGATAACCAAAAGATTCCTAGACGAAGAATAG
- a CDS encoding small multi-drug export protein: MLLDLLTAMLWSISPFGEAKVGIPYGLLNGVNIYLTFLGCFLANLLVFPLMNFFFDVINRYFLKWYYYKKVAIFIGRRAKAGAGKNVKKYGFWGLMIFVAMPFPGTGVYVGSIAGYLFGLDRKKAFFANAIGIFISCVIIWVATLTAMEGFNK; the protein is encoded by the coding sequence ATGTTATTAGATTTACTTACCGCAATGCTTTGGAGCATTTCCCCGTTTGGAGAGGCTAAAGTTGGAATTCCTTATGGTCTGCTGAATGGTGTGAATATTTACCTGACGTTCCTTGGTTGTTTTTTGGCCAATTTATTGGTCTTTCCTCTGATGAATTTCTTTTTTGATGTAATCAACCGGTACTTTTTGAAATGGTACTATTATAAGAAAGTTGCGATTTTTATAGGCCGAAGAGCGAAGGCAGGTGCCGGGAAAAACGTAAAGAAATATGGTTTCTGGGGACTCATGATTTTTGTAGCTATGCCTTTTCCAGGGACGGGTGTGTATGTCGGTTCTATAGCGGGTTATCTTTTTGGTCTGGATAGGAAAAAGGCGTTTTTTGCAAATGCTATCGGAATATTTATCTCCTGTGTAATTATTTGGGTGGCTACCTTGACGGCAATGGAGGGATTCAACAAATGA
- a CDS encoding thiol-disulfide oxidoreductase DCC family protein, with product MFSKIQKTNFPPAEPIFLWDGNCGFCKYWIIVWKSNTEGLTYKTFQEVGSEFPDIPIKEFKKASRLIETDGSVFSGPDSAYRTFWYFPKPQKKWHRWYQKSGFFQSISDHSYNWIAKNRPLMMRLTKAFWGKNPIRRKPYWLLWLGCILALVGIFIYIIH from the coding sequence ATGTTTTCAAAAATCCAAAAAACCAACTTTCCTCCAGCCGAACCGATATTTCTATGGGATGGGAATTGCGGTTTTTGTAAATACTGGATAATCGTCTGGAAGAGCAACACGGAAGGATTGACCTATAAAACTTTCCAGGAAGTAGGATCCGAATTCCCTGACATCCCCATCAAAGAGTTTAAAAAAGCTTCTAGGTTGATCGAAACAGATGGCTCTGTTTTTAGCGGACCGGATTCTGCTTATAGGACTTTCTGGTATTTCCCAAAACCCCAAAAAAAATGGCATCGTTGGTATCAAAAGTCTGGGTTCTTTCAGTCTATAAGTGATCACAGCTACAATTGGATTGCGAAAAACCGCCCCTTGATGATGAGGCTTACAAAAGCATTTTGGGGTAAAAATCCAATACGTCGTAAACCTTATTGGCTGTTGTGGCTGGGTTGCATCCTAGCACTTGTAGGAATATTCATTTACATTATCCACTGA